In Ignavibacteriales bacterium, the following are encoded in one genomic region:
- a CDS encoding AraC family transcriptional regulator: MDYNTEQLDEIKIIGLKIRTTNENNQAGTDIFHVWDRIFKEDIPGKIPNKTGDEMYGIYFDYEGDYTKPYSFMVGCPVSSLDDIPEGMDSVVLNSGKYAHIVAKGKMPDCIVETWQEIWNSDLDRAYGTDYEVYGAKSQDPGNAEVDVYLSVK, encoded by the coding sequence ATGGATTACAACACAGAACAACTCGACGAGATCAAGATCATCGGTCTCAAGATCAGAACTACTAACGAAAACAACCAGGCAGGCACGGATATATTCCATGTGTGGGACAGGATCTTCAAAGAGGATATACCCGGCAAGATCCCAAATAAAACCGGCGACGAAATGTACGGAATTTATTTCGATTACGAAGGGGATTATACAAAACCCTACAGCTTTATGGTAGGATGCCCGGTAAGTTCTCTGGATGACATCCCTGAGGGTATGGACAGCGTTGTCCTCAATTCCGGAAAATACGCGCACATTGTTGCAAAAGGTAAAATGCCCGACTGTATAGTCGAGACCTGGCAGGAGATATGGAACTCTGACCTGGATAGAGCATACGGTACCGATTATGAGGTCTATGGAGCTAAATCACAGGACCCCGGTAATGCCGAAGTGGACGTTTACCTTTCGGTAAAGTAA
- a CDS encoding MFS transporter, whose protein sequence is MKKFRHAISKNVFVLGLVSFFNDIASEMIYPIIPIFLTGLLGVPVAIVGVIEGIAESTSSILKLFSGWLSDKARKRKPFAVIGYSLSAISKLILGFSSTWELVLTARFTDRFGKGVRTSARDALIVESSEKESMGRSFGFHRAMDTAGAVIGPLLAILVINFWTEDYKLLFLLAFIPSCIGVLLLILFVKEKNKDHSTARPVKLSWKNLDRSFKVFLLISFIFMIGNSSDAFLILRAKDLGLSLTMVILAYVSFNIVYALSSTPAGILSDKIGPRKLLPLGFLLFAVVYLFFGIIDKSIFIWILFPLYGIYMAMTEGVGKAFISQLVPKERSGTAFGIYQLTVGLCTFIASLIAGLMWTYIDVSAPFIFGSITAVISAIMFIILEKPEVIK, encoded by the coding sequence ATGAAAAAATTCCGGCACGCCATCTCAAAAAATGTTTTTGTTCTTGGGCTGGTAAGCTTCTTCAATGACATTGCCTCCGAAATGATATACCCTATCATTCCGATATTCCTGACGGGATTGCTTGGTGTTCCGGTAGCAATAGTTGGCGTAATCGAAGGCATAGCCGAATCAACCTCGAGTATTCTGAAGCTGTTTTCGGGCTGGCTGTCAGATAAAGCCCGTAAACGAAAACCATTTGCTGTAATAGGTTACTCTCTTTCGGCAATATCAAAGCTAATACTTGGATTCTCCTCTACATGGGAGTTAGTACTTACTGCCCGATTTACCGATAGATTTGGTAAAGGCGTGCGCACTTCCGCTCGTGATGCTCTGATAGTAGAGAGTTCCGAAAAGGAATCCATGGGAAGATCATTCGGATTCCACCGCGCTATGGATACAGCCGGTGCCGTGATTGGACCTTTACTGGCAATCCTCGTCATCAATTTCTGGACAGAGGATTATAAACTTTTATTCCTCCTCGCTTTCATCCCATCATGTATTGGTGTCCTGTTACTGATCCTATTCGTAAAAGAAAAGAATAAAGACCACAGCACCGCAAGGCCTGTAAAGCTCAGCTGGAAGAACCTCGACCGCTCGTTTAAGGTCTTCCTATTGATCAGTTTTATATTTATGATCGGTAATAGCTCGGATGCTTTTCTCATCCTCCGCGCAAAGGACCTCGGACTGTCACTTACTATGGTTATACTCGCCTATGTTTCGTTTAATATAGTATATGCTCTATCTTCGACTCCCGCAGGCATTCTTTCGGATAAGATTGGTCCCCGTAAATTACTTCCACTCGGATTTTTATTGTTTGCCGTAGTATATTTATTTTTCGGGATCATCGACAAAAGTATCTTTATCTGGATATTATTTCCGCTGTACGGCATATACATGGCTATGACGGAAGGTGTCGGTAAAGCATTCATATCTCAGTTAGTCCCTAAAGAAAGATCCGGAACCGCATTCGGTATCTATCAATTAACCGTCGGACTTTGTACTTTCATCGCGTCTTTAATAGCCGGACTCATGTGGACTTATATCGACGTGAGCGCTCCATTCATTTTTGGAAGCATAACGGCAGTGATTTCCGCCATAATGTTTATTATCTTGGAAAAACCTGAAGTGATTAAATAA
- a CDS encoding PAS domain-containing sensor histidine kinase, translating into MDSTDENKFSVEQNDLNLRINKAEQERLRFEKIYRAIFAKANDAIFIEDENENILEVNDHATDLTGYTKEELMKMRTVDLQPKEYENYEMREEDRFDTQIIHKDGRVLFVELTVAKIVQDDRVLLISIVRDITEKKKAEEQMKIAKEAAEESDRVKSHFLAQMSHEIRTPINAILGYTQLIREQLEPTLDDELKGDFEVIEDASQRLMRTIDLILRMSEIQTGNYQYIPKELDLYSDILQNLYKQFKVSSDKKNIKLSLTNNASGTVVNGDEFSIMQIFSNLIGNALKYTIQGSIEIIIGEKDNELYVEVSDTGIGISKEYIPHLFQLFSQEEKGYTRKFEGNGLGLALVKNYCEMNNSRIEVESEKYKGSTFTVFFPKKKKTTL; encoded by the coding sequence TTGGATAGTACAGACGAAAATAAATTTTCCGTCGAGCAGAATGATCTGAATCTTCGCATAAATAAGGCGGAGCAGGAACGCTTGCGGTTTGAGAAGATATACCGGGCGATCTTTGCGAAGGCGAACGATGCTATATTTATCGAGGACGAAAACGAGAATATACTGGAAGTGAACGACCACGCAACGGATCTCACCGGATATACCAAAGAGGAACTGATGAAGATGCGTACAGTGGACCTTCAACCCAAGGAATACGAGAATTATGAGATGCGGGAAGAGGACAGATTCGATACGCAGATCATACATAAGGACGGGCGAGTGCTTTTTGTGGAATTAACAGTGGCTAAGATAGTTCAGGATGACAGAGTGCTTTTGATCTCGATAGTGAGAGATATTACCGAGAAGAAGAAAGCAGAGGAGCAAATGAAGATAGCGAAAGAAGCGGCTGAGGAATCCGACAGGGTAAAGTCGCATTTTCTCGCGCAAATGTCCCACGAGATACGTACCCCGATAAATGCCATCCTGGGATACACGCAATTGATCCGGGAGCAGTTAGAGCCGACGCTCGATGATGAGCTCAAAGGTGACTTTGAGGTGATAGAAGATGCAAGCCAGAGGCTCATGAGGACGATAGACCTTATTCTAAGGATGTCAGAGATACAAACGGGGAATTACCAGTATATCCCGAAGGAATTAGACCTGTACTCGGATATATTGCAGAACCTTTATAAACAGTTCAAGGTCAGCTCCGATAAAAAGAACATCAAATTGAGCCTTACCAATAATGCCAGTGGGACGGTTGTAAACGGAGACGAGTTTAGCATAATGCAGATATTCAGTAATCTCATCGGTAACGCACTTAAATACACCATACAGGGAAGCATAGAAATAATTATCGGAGAGAAAGATAACGAATTGTACGTAGAGGTGTCAGATACGGGTATCGGAATCTCCAAAGAATACATCCCGCATTTATTCCAGCTGTTTTCACAGGAAGAGAAAGGATACACGAGGAAGTTCGAAGGAAACGGGCTTGGTTTGGCGCTCGTAAAGAATTATTGTGAAATGAATAACTCCCGCATCGAAGTCGAAAGCGAGAAGTATAAAGGGTCCACTTTTACCGTCTTCTTTCCGAAAAAGAAAAAAACTACTTTGTAA
- a CDS encoding rhodanese-like domain-containing protein has product MPKIALFVLSFLISAGSLFSQEKTEYVCTPCGRDCDNEIHYSEGTCPVCNMPYIEKSRVKMHTLQPEEVAMIISNNEDYIILDVRTKEEYDGTSEIEPVGAGHLLNAINISSREIENRLGELEQYKDKKIIVYCSHSHRSPMCSQILTDAGFENIYNMAEGLTTFVEKGLVNTNTGESLLTK; this is encoded by the coding sequence TTGCCAAAAATAGCGCTTTTTGTCCTCTCTTTCCTAATTTCCGCCGGATCACTTTTCTCACAGGAAAAAACCGAATACGTTTGCACTCCCTGCGGTCGAGACTGCGACAACGAGATTCATTACAGTGAAGGCACATGCCCGGTTTGTAATATGCCATACATCGAAAAAAGCAGGGTAAAGATGCACACTTTACAGCCGGAGGAAGTTGCCATGATCATCTCAAACAACGAAGATTATATCATCCTCGATGTAAGAACAAAAGAAGAGTATGATGGCACTTCGGAGATCGAACCTGTCGGAGCCGGTCATTTGCTTAATGCAATAAATATTTCCAGCCGGGAGATTGAGAATAGACTTGGGGAGCTCGAGCAGTACAAAGACAAAAAAATAATCGTATATTGCTCGCATAGTCACAGGAGCCCCATGTGTTCCCAGATCCTCACGGACGCAGGTTTCGAAAATATCTACAATATGGCTGAAGGACTAACGACTTTTGTGGAAAAAGGATTGGTGAATACCAATACCGGCGAGAGCTTGCTTACAAAGTAG
- a CDS encoding GyrI-like domain-containing protein — MEPVFKIIPGFKIVGMMYSGRVDTGEIPLLWNRFADKMETVPNRINEHKCFGIINPFGENKSKGEIDYVAAVEVENFNDVPDDMISADIPEGEYAIFTHVGPISNIMNSVKYIYGEWLPNSEYTLTGMPDLEVYDERFKLEAEDSECDICLSVKKK; from the coding sequence ATGGAACCTGTATTTAAAATTATTCCCGGGTTTAAAATTGTCGGGATGATGTATTCCGGACGTGTGGATACGGGAGAGATTCCTCTACTGTGGAATAGGTTCGCTGACAAAATGGAAACTGTCCCAAACAGGATAAACGAACATAAATGTTTTGGGATCATCAACCCGTTCGGCGAAAATAAATCAAAAGGCGAAATTGATTATGTAGCAGCTGTTGAAGTAGAAAATTTCAATGATGTCCCTGATGATATGATATCTGCTGATATACCCGAAGGTGAATATGCGATTTTCACTCACGTAGGTCCGATTAGTAATATTATGAATTCAGTTAAATATATATACGGTGAATGGCTCCCAAATTCAGAATATACCTTGACCGGAATGCCCGATCTGGAAGTGTATGACGAGAGATTTAAGCTTGAAGCAGAAGATTCGGAATGTGATATATGCTTGTCCGTCAAAAAGAAATAA
- a CDS encoding AI-2E family transporter, with amino-acid sequence MKKDNLIIILLGIVVLFIVGVTFFFLESVLLPFIVAVLLSIIFRPAVVYLNSKKIPMAISLFIVVLVCALMLSAVSFLIYNSVESFTNEFPKYESKFNQKTAGWGETLTNMTVSLGINPEDLTVSKLLPFSTISQYISNFAGVFINLAGNVVMVLLFMLFLLAGTGDSSTKIYRAFTKEHADRISHIVNNITKSVRTYLIKKTLISILTGTLYALITWLFGIDFPVFWGFLAFILNFIPNVGSLIATVFPVIFSLFQFDSFISSVIMLILLIIAQNIVGNGIEPIVFAESLDLSPVLILIALIFWGWLWGIVGMLLAVPLTATIKIICENISQLKPIAVLMGGNRNGQSLVEKVKKKKKD; translated from the coding sequence ATGAAAAAAGACAACCTCATCATAATCCTTCTCGGTATTGTAGTTCTTTTTATTGTTGGAGTTACATTCTTTTTCCTCGAATCCGTGCTTTTGCCGTTCATCGTCGCGGTTCTTCTCTCGATAATCTTCCGCCCGGCTGTCGTATATCTTAATAGCAAGAAGATACCCATGGCGATCTCGCTGTTTATCGTTGTCCTTGTGTGCGCTCTAATGCTGTCGGCGGTTTCATTCCTCATATACAATAGCGTCGAATCGTTCACAAACGAATTCCCAAAATACGAGAGCAAATTTAATCAGAAAACCGCCGGTTGGGGTGAAACCCTTACCAATATGACGGTCTCCTTGGGAATAAATCCCGAAGACCTTACGGTTTCTAAACTTCTCCCGTTCAGCACTATATCTCAATACATTAGTAATTTCGCCGGGGTTTTCATAAATCTTGCTGGAAACGTTGTGATGGTCCTGCTGTTTATGCTTTTCCTCCTCGCGGGTACGGGGGATTCAAGCACAAAAATATACCGGGCATTTACCAAAGAACATGCCGACCGTATATCGCATATTGTAAATAACATTACGAAAAGCGTTAGGACGTATCTTATCAAAAAAACCCTTATCAGCATCCTGACGGGAACACTATACGCACTCATCACCTGGCTTTTTGGAATTGACTTCCCCGTCTTTTGGGGCTTCCTCGCATTCATATTAAATTTTATCCCAAATGTCGGCTCGCTTATTGCGACCGTCTTCCCGGTGATATTTTCTCTTTTCCAGTTTGATTCATTCATATCGTCCGTTATTATGCTTATCCTTCTTATCATCGCGCAGAATATCGTCGGAAATGGCATCGAGCCGATCGTGTTCGCGGAGAGTCTCGACCTCAGCCCGGTACTAATACTCATTGCGTTGATATTCTGGGGCTGGCTATGGGGTATCGTGGGAATGCTCCTTGCCGTTCCGCTCACAGCTACAATTAAGATCATCTGCGAAAACATCTCCCAGCTCAAACCCATTGCCGTCCTGATGGGCGGAAATAGGAACGGGCAAAGCCTGGTAGAGAAAGTTAAAAAAAAGAAAAAGGATTGA
- a CDS encoding sterol desaturase family protein, protein MPKMYVSNKDETIRLFKNPVLEYFSHIHPITPVIVYVPVAGYLLYLGFSQINILYGLLCILAGGFIWTIFEYAFHRWAFHYHPKSETGKKVHFLVHGIHHDYPRDSTRLVMPLLVSIPLAVLFYFIFTSLFGAYGYNIFAGFIFGYVAYDSVHYATHHMRMNGKIGKFLKEYHLRHHFQDDHTAYGVSNPLWDYVFGTTPKVMKKRSEDEKPEKVVVGN, encoded by the coding sequence ATGCCAAAGATGTATGTATCAAATAAGGACGAGACCATACGGTTATTCAAGAATCCCGTTTTGGAGTACTTTTCTCATATACATCCAATAACCCCTGTAATTGTCTATGTCCCGGTAGCGGGATATCTATTGTACCTGGGATTCAGCCAGATAAATATACTCTACGGTTTGCTCTGTATATTGGCGGGCGGATTTATCTGGACTATTTTTGAGTACGCATTTCACAGGTGGGCATTTCATTATCATCCAAAGTCCGAGACCGGAAAGAAGGTGCATTTTCTCGTGCATGGTATTCACCATGATTATCCGAGGGACAGCACCCGGCTTGTAATGCCTCTTTTGGTGAGCATACCTCTGGCGGTGTTATTCTATTTTATTTTCACTAGTCTCTTTGGGGCTTACGGGTATAATATATTCGCAGGGTTTATTTTTGGGTATGTAGCTTATGATTCGGTTCATTATGCTACGCATCATATGCGCATGAATGGAAAGATAGGAAAGTTTTTGAAGGAGTATCATTTAAGACATCATTTCCAGGATGATCACACGGCTTACGGTGTGAGCAACCCTTTATGGGATTATGTGTTTGGAACTACTCCAAAGGTAATGAAGAAAAGATCCGAGGACGAGAAACCTGAAAAGGTCGTCGTAGGAAACTAG
- a CDS encoding DUF2085 domain-containing protein: MPSRSFFFRGKQFPVCARCTGTYLGFLSAPLFIFDVIYFNWLWSILLILPTVIDGLTQAYMNRESNNILRLITGLMYGVGLMSLASLIGRAVGFYILDLIK, encoded by the coding sequence ATGCCGTCACGATCGTTCTTCTTTAGAGGCAAACAGTTCCCTGTGTGTGCGCGTTGCACCGGGACATACCTCGGCTTCCTGTCCGCTCCCCTTTTCATTTTCGATGTGATCTACTTCAATTGGCTCTGGAGTATCCTGCTCATTCTACCCACGGTCATCGACGGACTTACCCAGGCTTACATGAACCGCGAGAGCAATAACATCCTCCGTTTGATAACGGGCCTTATGTACGGCGTAGGATTGATGTCGTTAGCCAGCCTCATAGGGAGAGCAGTCGGCTTTTACATACTCGATCTCATCAAATAG
- a CDS encoding DUF4062 domain-containing protein — MSDKPKIFISSTIFDFKDLRSSLKFYLESLGFQVFMSEFNDFKKKLDENSYNACLQTIRECDYFILLVGSRIGGYYNLADKISITQKEYETAYEKLKHKKLKILTFVRKEIWIIKEDRKMLEKVLKSDYKNKYEIEDEDIQKIKNFNSEIVNNAEFIFSFLNEVGKINEMKEAISGESEFPKGNWIHPFNDFSDIINVLKTEFLFKEDLGNVAMLENLRYECINNLKQFLLKNQNINLKRKHSLAKNARLQFHGNIKEESEIVGDDLASLGLFILIGCGLSENLSLEFLEQILYSGKFLDFDKDSGVFKQSLLTNALLNLKERISSLIILEEKLMNLEKRIKVSENYVKHIGENETISIKNFDLIVPMIFHDLHEDIVNLLGGVIKYIDGDISFLKNLKLNEKSPIKEYNKDLKSENPNDDDIDSYIKIQFYLEYLEAKDPLGFKELEKEILTQLENKK, encoded by the coding sequence ATGTCAGATAAGCCTAAAATATTTATTTCTTCTACAATATTTGATTTTAAAGATCTAAGATCTTCTTTAAAGTTCTATCTCGAATCTCTTGGGTTCCAGGTTTTTATGTCGGAATTTAATGATTTCAAGAAAAAATTAGACGAGAATTCTTACAACGCATGTTTACAAACCATTCGAGAGTGTGATTACTTTATCCTTTTGGTAGGAAGCAGAATAGGTGGATACTATAATTTAGCTGATAAAATATCAATAACTCAAAAAGAATATGAAACTGCCTATGAAAAATTAAAACACAAGAAATTAAAAATACTAACTTTTGTTAGAAAAGAAATATGGATTATCAAAGAAGATAGAAAAATGCTCGAAAAAGTATTGAAGTCAGATTACAAGAATAAATATGAGATTGAGGATGAGGATATTCAAAAAATTAAAAACTTTAATAGTGAAATTGTAAATAATGCTGAATTTATATTTAGCTTTTTGAATGAAGTCGGGAAGATTAATGAAATGAAAGAGGCAATCAGCGGTGAATCCGAATTTCCAAAAGGAAATTGGATTCATCCATTTAATGACTTCTCAGATATAATAAATGTTCTTAAAACAGAATTTCTTTTTAAGGAGGATTTAGGAAATGTTGCCATGTTAGAAAATTTAAGGTATGAATGTATAAATAATCTAAAGCAATTCCTCTTAAAAAATCAGAACATAAATTTAAAGCGAAAACATTCTCTCGCTAAAAATGCGAGGTTACAATTTCATGGTAATATAAAAGAAGAGAGTGAAATTGTTGGAGATGACCTTGCTAGCTTAGGTCTATTTATCCTGATAGGATGTGGGCTCTCAGAAAATTTAAGCTTAGAATTTTTAGAACAGATTCTTTATTCTGGAAAATTTTTAGATTTTGATAAGGATTCAGGAGTGTTCAAACAAAGTCTCCTTACAAATGCTTTATTAAATCTCAAAGAACGAATTTCCTCACTCATCATCCTTGAGGAGAAGCTTATGAATTTAGAAAAGCGAATAAAAGTTTCGGAAAATTATGTTAAGCATATAGGTGAAAATGAAACAATATCAATAAAAAATTTTGATCTAATAGTACCTATGATTTTTCATGATCTCCACGAGGATATTGTAAATTTACTAGGTGGAGTTATTAAATATATTGATGGAGATATTTCTTTTTTAAAAAATCTGAAATTAAATGAAAAATCACCAATTAAAGAATATAATAAAGATCTCAAATCTGAGAACCCAAATGATGATGATATAGATTCATATATAAAAATTCAGTTTTATTTAGAGTACTTAGAAGCAAAAGACCCTTTAGGTTTTAAAGAACTTGAAAAAGAAATATTGACTCAACTAGAGAACAAAAAATGA
- a CDS encoding DNA alkylation repair protein, protein MKLKDVMKELELLGTAQNRKIYKRHGAGDNMFGVSFANLNKLKKKLKGEHDLGVELWETGNVDAQSLATMIMDPAKLKAKLVEKWVNNLQYYMTADLLVQVIRGTDFYSKYIDKWTKSKKEYVKRLGYHLVSQEARHNEELNDKFFEKYLSTIGKEIQSSPNRAKEGMNTALVVIGLRNSKLNKKALEVAKKVGKIEIDHGETSCKSYSALDSIKKGKLVRK, encoded by the coding sequence ATGAAATTAAAAGATGTAATGAAAGAGCTCGAATTGCTGGGTACTGCTCAAAACCGCAAAATATATAAACGGCATGGAGCGGGTGATAATATGTTCGGCGTGAGCTTCGCAAACCTGAACAAGCTCAAGAAGAAATTAAAAGGGGAGCATGACCTGGGTGTCGAACTCTGGGAAACCGGTAACGTTGACGCACAGTCTCTCGCTACCATGATAATGGACCCGGCTAAGCTCAAAGCAAAGCTGGTAGAAAAATGGGTTAATAATCTGCAGTATTACATGACGGCGGATCTATTGGTGCAGGTGATAAGAGGAACGGATTTTTACAGCAAGTATATCGATAAATGGACAAAGTCAAAGAAAGAGTATGTGAAAAGATTGGGATATCATCTTGTTTCACAGGAGGCAAGGCACAATGAGGAGCTGAATGACAAATTCTTTGAGAAGTATCTCAGTACGATAGGGAAGGAAATACAATCCTCGCCCAACAGGGCTAAAGAGGGAATGAACACCGCGCTGGTTGTGATAGGCTTACGTAATTCAAAGCTCAATAAGAAAGCTCTGGAAGTGGCTAAGAAGGTCGGTAAGATAGAAATAGACCACGGAGAGACCTCATGTAAATCATACAGCGCACTCGATTCGATAAAAAAGGGTAAGCTGGTGAGAAAGTGA
- a CDS encoding DUF1211 domain-containing protein produces MAEKETTRVEAFSDGVFAIAITLLVLGLVEPHIEATTTNEELFKGLWHIWPSYLGFIISFTTILIMWINHHEIFRIVGTVNKKFLISNGVLLMMVTFINFPTKVFSSQLQTDSAVAATAFLMGSYVLVAAAFLWWWQEAKKLRKNNVPDEVISKISRSYALGVPSYMICLILAFIWIPLSIAIFAVMSIFWITFLRVPIYQPPKHTN; encoded by the coding sequence ATGGCAGAAAAAGAAACAACTCGTGTAGAGGCATTCAGCGATGGGGTTTTCGCAATTGCTATTACATTGCTGGTACTTGGTCTGGTCGAACCTCATATCGAGGCTACCACTACAAACGAAGAGTTATTCAAAGGTCTGTGGCACATATGGCCGTCATATTTAGGATTTATTATCAGCTTCACTACTATTTTAATTATGTGGATAAATCACCATGAGATATTCCGTATCGTTGGCACGGTAAATAAAAAATTCCTCATCTCAAACGGAGTTCTTCTGATGATGGTGACGTTCATTAATTTCCCCACGAAAGTTTTCAGCAGTCAATTGCAGACGGACTCGGCGGTCGCCGCAACCGCATTCCTTATGGGAAGCTATGTTCTCGTAGCCGCGGCATTTCTGTGGTGGTGGCAGGAAGCAAAAAAACTGAGAAAGAATAATGTTCCTGACGAGGTAATAAGTAAAATATCACGCAGCTACGCATTGGGGGTTCCCTCATATATGATATGCCTTATTCTGGCATTCATCTGGATCCCGCTGAGCATTGCAATATTTGCAGTAATGTCGATTTTCTGGATTACATTTCTCCGAGTACCTATCTATCAACCTCCAAAACATACAAACTAA
- a CDS encoding DUF1697 domain-containing protein, with protein sequence MKYLALLRGINVSGQKIIKMKELADALSKAGFNNVRTYIQSGNVIFDSSKKSNSALSKDVSKVIFNSFGHDVDVIVCSQKELTNIIEKAPFKKKDLGKKLYVSFLAEKPDVERTKLIKSLSTASETFVLNGTAIYTTRDPKLPFDKTVLGVLDKKIKMTITTRNWNVVNKISELMQTA encoded by the coding sequence ATGAAATATCTTGCCCTTCTCCGCGGTATAAATGTCAGCGGACAGAAAATAATCAAAATGAAAGAACTGGCTGATGCCCTCTCAAAAGCCGGCTTCAATAATGTCAGGACATACATACAGAGCGGTAACGTAATTTTCGACAGCTCAAAGAAAAGCAACTCCGCGCTCTCGAAAGATGTAAGTAAGGTCATTTTTAATTCGTTTGGGCACGACGTCGATGTGATCGTTTGTTCGCAGAAGGAACTTACAAACATAATCGAAAAAGCACCCTTTAAAAAGAAAGACCTGGGTAAAAAGCTCTATGTCTCATTCCTCGCAGAAAAACCCGATGTAGAAAGAACCAAATTAATTAAATCACTAAGTACTGCCTCGGAAACTTTCGTCCTGAATGGAACCGCGATCTATACCACCCGTGACCCTAAATTACCCTTCGACAAAACCGTACTCGGTGTACTCGATAAAAAGATTAAAATGACTATTACTACCCGAAACTGGAACGTGGTAAACAAGATTTCTGAATTAATGCAAACTGCCTGA
- a CDS encoding MFS transporter, with translation MDKDVKRNVVHYFISDISVFVSIYLNFLTMVWLTYELTGLPADLGLVGFLQNLPFFLFSVLGGVVADNYNRRKIVVRFNIMFVLLALIVALTFILKLLTLPLILTFSFLLGTFFSIYYPSMIAMVQDMVTDKNEFPRVMGAAASNAKTGQLIASSGFSFLISAFTVAGTLVTAFIFNLVSLFFISKVKYTEPVIVKKNETVFGQIKTGLSYVLKHKVLLAIILMSTMISLVFIFVSFQMPLIDKDFLNGSSNDMGILFIAGAVGGLVSGIYLGKRKSTKNLLWFLIACAVISGISIIGLAFSRELWLSFIFAMGVDFAFIATLGMSNTILQLFSDDEVCGRVLGINTMMSWGFSAVIMMILGFVADKTGMQPVMVGIGIALFLSTAIYLISLKLQKPELQAIYSHRNIPADKQPI, from the coding sequence ATGGACAAAGACGTCAAAAGAAACGTCGTACACTATTTTATTTCTGATATAAGCGTTTTTGTGAGCATTTATCTTAACTTTCTCACAATGGTCTGGTTAACATATGAATTAACAGGACTGCCTGCCGATCTTGGACTTGTGGGATTCTTACAAAACCTTCCCTTCTTTTTATTCAGCGTTCTTGGTGGAGTGGTAGCCGACAATTATAATCGCAGAAAAATAGTTGTACGGTTTAATATTATGTTCGTACTTCTGGCTTTGATAGTAGCTCTTACGTTTATTTTAAAGCTTTTAACCTTGCCCTTGATATTGACATTCTCTTTCCTCTTGGGAACATTTTTCTCTATATACTACCCATCCATGATAGCCATGGTGCAAGATATGGTAACGGACAAGAACGAATTTCCCCGCGTAATGGGGGCTGCCGCATCGAATGCAAAGACCGGACAGCTTATTGCTTCATCCGGTTTCAGTTTTTTGATCTCTGCCTTTACCGTAGCCGGCACATTAGTTACCGCTTTCATTTTCAATCTGGTCTCCCTATTCTTCATTTCAAAGGTCAAATATACCGAACCTGTAATAGTAAAGAAAAATGAAACGGTATTTGGACAGATAAAGACCGGGCTCAGCTATGTGCTGAAGCATAAGGTCCTTTTGGCAATAATACTCATGTCAACCATGATAAGCCTTGTATTTATATTCGTGTCATTCCAGATGCCTCTCATTGATAAAGATTTTCTCAATGGCTCTTCCAATGACATGGGAATTCTTTTTATTGCAGGCGCAGTAGGGGGCCTCGTTTCGGGAATTTACCTTGGCAAGCGAAAATCAACCAAAAATCTTCTCTGGTTTCTCATTGCCTGCGCGGTTATTTCAGGAATTAGCATAATTGGTCTTGCGTTCTCAAGGGAATTATGGTTAAGTTTTATTTTTGCAATGGGAGTTGATTTTGCCTTCATTGCAACACTGGGAATGAGCAATACGATATTGCAGCTCTTCTCAGATGATGAAGTCTGCGGACGCGTGCTCGGCATCAATACAATGATGTCGTGGGGTTTTTCTGCTGTTATAATGATGATATTGGGGTTCGTCGCAGACAAGACAGGCATGCAGCCTGTTATGGTAGGGATAGGTATAGCGCTCTTTTTAAGTACTGCAATATACTTGATAAGCCTTAAGCTCCAAAAACCGGAACTACAAGCAATATATTCTCACAGAAACATTCCTGCGGATAAACAACCTATTTGA